In Mytilus trossulus isolate FHL-02 chromosome 6, PNRI_Mtr1.1.1.hap1, whole genome shotgun sequence, a single window of DNA contains:
- the LOC134723336 gene encoding uncharacterized protein LOC134723336: MQKSRAMKKRKRALPQTPRKKAEHLINLLTGKKSKQSPTIAKLWQMNIVKSPDEIENDEIAKHVLVDVKKVLTHTKAQRSKDDFEVVDMIRKGSLVALYTDDEGEDFYLMKAGSCQEKLQSSETDDWQGQYPEGTTVICGLYYRKTGPLSYSLIQRKNVIVSVKSVLYVTNDILTP; encoded by the coding sequence ATGCAAAAATCCAGAGCAATGAAAAAACGTAAGAGAGCACTTCCTCAGACTCCTAGAAAAAAGgctgaacatttgataaacctTTTGACGGGGAAAAAATCTAAGCAGTCACCTACAATAGCAAAATTATGGCAAATGAACATTGTTAAATCCCCTGAcgaaattgaaaatgatgaaATAGCAAAACATGTCTTAGTTGATGTTAAAAAAGTCCTGACTCATACAAAAGCTCAAAGATCAAAAGATGATTTCGAGGTAGTTGATATGATCCGAAAAGGAAGTTTAGTTGCATTATATACAGACGATGAAGGAGAAGACTTTTATCTAATGAAGGCAGGATCATGTCAAGAAAAACTGCAAAGTTCGGAAACAGACGATTGGCAGGGTCAGTACCCAGAAGGAACTACCGTTATTTGTGGATTATATTACAGAAAAACAGGACCTTTATCGTACAGTTTAATTCAACGTAAAAATGTAATTGTGAGTGTCAAATCTGTCTTATAtgtaacaaatgatatattgaCTCCGTAA